A window from Syntrophales bacterium encodes these proteins:
- a CDS encoding peptide-binding protein, whose product MRIILVLIIILSMAVWGCSGREQENTPRNISDTGPAYGDIMVEGSIGDASNMIPILASDSASHDIAAMVFNGLVKYDKDLNVVGDLAESWNISHNGLVITFHLRKNVKWHDGHPFTADDVLYTYQVTIDPKTPTPYAGDFLKVKKAEVLDSYTFRVTYDKPFAPALMSWGAAILPKHLLAGGDITTSPLTRHPIGTGPYIFKEWIPGQKIVLASNPDYFEGRPYIDGYITRIIPDMATMFLELRANGIDRMGLTPLQYMRQTENNLFRKNFNKYRYLSFSYTYLGYNIKNPLFADKRVRQAIASAINKEEIIQGVLLGLGKVATGPFKPGTWPYNPNVKTYPYSPRKAKELLAEAGWKDTDGDGILDKNGKPFIFEIITNQGNDVRQKCAEIIQKRLAEIGIKVKIRVLEWAAFINDFINKRRFAATILGWTIPLDPDLYDVWHSSKTRPEELNFISYKNREVDDLLERGRDTFDQKERKKCYDRIQDILAEEQPYTFLYVPDALPIIHARFRGIKPAPLGIGYNFIKWYVPHKEQRFVMIR is encoded by the coding sequence ATGCGGATCATCCTGGTTCTCATAATCATCCTCTCCATGGCCGTATGGGGGTGTAGCGGGAGGGAACAGGAAAATACCCCCAGGAACATATCAGATACAGGCCCTGCCTATGGAGATATTATGGTGGAGGGTTCCATCGGCGATGCCAGCAACATGATTCCCATTCTTGCCTCGGACAGTGCCTCCCACGATATCGCGGCGATGGTCTTCAACGGCCTTGTAAAATACGACAAAGACCTGAATGTTGTTGGGGATCTGGCCGAATCATGGAATATTTCCCATAACGGGCTGGTGATCACCTTCCACCTGAGAAAGAACGTAAAATGGCATGATGGCCATCCATTCACCGCCGATGATGTCCTGTATACTTACCAGGTCACGATCGATCCTAAGACCCCTACCCCCTATGCCGGCGATTTTCTCAAGGTCAAGAAAGCCGAAGTCCTCGATTCCTATACCTTCCGTGTTACCTACGACAAACCCTTTGCCCCCGCCCTTATGAGTTGGGGAGCTGCCATTTTACCGAAACATCTCCTTGCCGGAGGCGACATCACCACGAGTCCTCTTACACGACACCCCATAGGAACGGGGCCGTATATCTTCAAAGAATGGATCCCCGGCCAGAAGATTGTCCTTGCCTCCAACCCCGATTATTTTGAAGGAAGGCCTTATATAGATGGTTACATCACGCGGATCATACCGGATATGGCAACCATGTTCCTCGAATTGCGTGCAAACGGCATTGACCGGATGGGATTGACCCCACTTCAGTATATGAGGCAAACAGAAAACAACCTGTTCCGTAAAAATTTCAATAAGTATCGCTACCTCTCCTTTTCCTATACTTACCTTGGATACAACATCAAGAATCCTTTGTTTGCCGATAAACGTGTGAGGCAGGCTATCGCCTCAGCGATAAACAAAGAGGAGATTATTCAGGGCGTCCTCCTGGGACTCGGTAAGGTAGCTACAGGTCCGTTTAAACCCGGCACCTGGCCCTATAACCCTAACGTGAAGACATACCCGTATAGTCCTCGGAAAGCAAAGGAACTACTTGCGGAGGCGGGCTGGAAAGATACTGATGGTGACGGCATTCTGGATAAAAATGGCAAGCCCTTTATTTTTGAGATTATCACGAATCAGGGAAACGATGTCCGGCAAAAATGTGCTGAAATTATTCAGAAACGCCTTGCCGAGATAGGCATTAAGGTAAAGATCAGGGTCCTCGAATGGGCTGCCTTCATCAACGATTTTATCAACAAAAGGAGATTTGCGGCGACCATCCTGGGCTGGACGATACCCCTCGATCCTGACCTCTACGATGTATGGCATTCCAGCAAGACAAGGCCGGAAGAATTAAATTTCATATCCTATAAAAACAGAGAAGTTGATGACCTGTTAGAAAGGGGGAGAGATACCTTCGATCAGAAGGAGAGAAAAAAATGCTACGACAGGATACAGGATATCCTGGCGGAGGAACAACCCTACACTTTCCTGTATGTCCCCGATGCCCTGCCCATTATTCATGCCCGTTTCCGGGGCATCAAACCGGCTCCACTGGGTATCGGATATAATTTCATCAAGTGGTACGTTCCCCATAAGGAACAGAGATTCGTGATGATAAGGTAA